Within Bacillus sp. E(2018), the genomic segment AAAAAGAAGACGATACGATCTACTTCTCTTTGATCGGACGACCGAACGTAGGCAAATCTTCTCTCGTGAACGCGATCTTAGGTAAAGAACGAGTTATTGTTAGTAATATTGCTGGTACAACGAGAGATGCGATCGATTCCAGTTTTGAGCGTGAAGATCAGAAGTATGTGATCATCGATACGGCTGGTATGAGAAAGCGCGGAAAAGTATATGAAACGACTGAAAAATATAGCGTTATGCGTGCCATGAAAGCGATCGAACGTTCTGACGTTGTCCTTATGGTCATTGACGCTGAAGAAGGAATCATCGAACAAGATAAGAAAGTCGCTGGATTTGCACATGAAGCAGGTAAAGCGGTCGTGATCGTAGTAAATAAATGGGATGCTGTTGAAAAAGACGATAAGACGATGCAAAAGTTCGAACAGAAAATTCGTGATCATTTCTTATATCTTTCTTATGCACCGATTGTTTTCGTATCTGCATTAACAAAGCAGCGTCTACATCAGTTGTATCCTGTTATTAATCAGGTTGCAGAAAATCACTCGCTTCGTGTTCAAACGAACATCTTGAATGAAGTGATCATGGATGCTGTTGCGATGAATCCAGCACCAATGGACAACGGAAAAAGACTGAAGATCAACTATGCGACGCAAGTGGCTTCGAAACCACCAACGTTCGTTATCTTTGTTAATGATCCTGAGCTTTTCCACTTCTCATACAAACGTTTTCTAGAGAACCGTATTCGTGAAACATTCGGTTTTGTTGGAACGCCGATTAAAATCTTTGCTAGAAAGAAAAACGACTAATCTTCTATGATGACGATCGTACTCTTCGTTATTTCTTACTTGATCGGAAGTATTAGTTTCAGTTATTTGCTGACTAAAGTATTGAGAAATGAAGATATAAGAAATCATGGAAGTGGAAACGCGGGTGCTACAAATACGCTTAGAGTGTTAGGGAAGAAACCTGCAATCGCCGTTTTGCTATTAGACTGCTTCAAGGGTATTTTCGTAGTGTTGGTTGCCTTATGGTTCACAAATTCATCCTTCATCGCAGTCCTGTGCGGTCTGATAGCCGTAATAGGTCACAACT encodes:
- the der gene encoding ribosome biogenesis GTPase Der, encoding MTKPVLAIVGRPNVGKSTIFNRIAGDRISIVEDMPGVTRDRIYSSAEWLNTEFNLIDTGGIEISDAPFMSQMKEQAELAIEEADVILFLVDGMNGITAADEEVAKMLFRSKKPVVLGVNKIDNPERKELLYEFYSLGMGEPIGVSGTHGIGLGDLLDQVVSHFPETVAEEKEDDTIYFSLIGRPNVGKSSLVNAILGKERVIVSNIAGTTRDAIDSSFEREDQKYVIIDTAGMRKRGKVYETTEKYSVMRAMKAIERSDVVLMVIDAEEGIIEQDKKVAGFAHEAGKAVVIVVNKWDAVEKDDKTMQKFEQKIRDHFLYLSYAPIVFVSALTKQRLHQLYPVINQVAENHSLRVQTNILNEVIMDAVAMNPAPMDNGKRLKINYATQVASKPPTFVIFVNDPELFHFSYKRFLENRIRETFGFVGTPIKIFARKKND